In one window of Deinococcus hopiensis KR-140 DNA:
- a CDS encoding oxygenase MpaB family protein, producing the protein MVLLAAARERFGNAGVDLLVRMIELGDPVADEADAELRGQGEGARRQLRAGLRHGRRFVSKDLPAVHALLSETERVPEWVDRAALVRGSEAYLAIGNVWIMLSLGPGSLTHTYSSPSIARVLTRTENLTGMARRRIVETGMWNITSVLPGGLLLGSEGYVHNVQVRLLHARVRARLWQQNWDPRESGGPINQLEMARTWLDFTFVPFHALQTFGITFSESELADLYHFWRYVAHLLGVHPDLYAGVTSQAKAADLLGLISATEQPPGEDARALTQAMLVAVADLLGPSVPTSPPLTLDLVHAVARRLHGDVMADTLGIRKPLVRHVLGLITLANRLRRWRERIQPGARAQTIEKTTTTFEGQLASLRGETTYQRNAEQAPVAGWPKAVEPANEKVP; encoded by the coding sequence TTGGTCCTTCTCGCCGCGGCCCGCGAGCGGTTCGGAAACGCAGGCGTGGACCTGCTGGTCCGGATGATCGAGCTCGGTGACCCCGTGGCTGACGAAGCGGACGCTGAACTGCGCGGTCAAGGGGAAGGCGCACGCCGTCAACTTCGCGCGGGACTGCGCCACGGCCGCCGGTTCGTCAGTAAGGACCTGCCCGCCGTGCACGCGCTGCTCAGCGAGACCGAGCGGGTGCCTGAATGGGTGGACCGCGCAGCGCTCGTGCGGGGTTCAGAAGCCTACCTCGCCATCGGCAACGTGTGGATCATGCTCTCGCTCGGGCCAGGGTCCTTGACGCACACCTACAGTTCGCCGTCCATCGCCCGGGTTCTGACCCGGACGGAAAACCTGACCGGAATGGCCCGGCGCCGCATTGTGGAAACGGGCATGTGGAACATCACCTCGGTTCTGCCGGGTGGGCTCCTGTTGGGCAGTGAAGGGTACGTGCACAACGTGCAAGTCCGGCTCCTGCATGCCCGCGTGCGCGCCCGTCTCTGGCAGCAGAACTGGGACCCCCGCGAAAGTGGGGGCCCCATCAATCAGTTGGAGATGGCCCGCACCTGGCTCGACTTCACCTTTGTGCCTTTTCATGCGCTGCAGACCTTTGGCATCACCTTCTCTGAATCGGAACTCGCCGACCTCTACCACTTCTGGCGGTACGTGGCGCACCTGTTGGGCGTCCACCCGGACCTGTACGCTGGCGTAACCAGCCAGGCAAAGGCTGCCGACCTGCTGGGCCTGATCAGCGCGACGGAACAACCCCCAGGTGAAGACGCTCGGGCGCTGACCCAGGCGATGCTCGTGGCGGTTGCGGATCTCCTGGGGCCGAGCGTCCCGACGTCACCGCCGCTCACGCTGGACCTGGTGCATGCTGTCGCCCGCCGCCTCCATGGGGACGTTATGGCAGACACATTGGGTATCCGAAAACCGCTCGTGCGTCACGTCCTGGGGCTGATCACGCTGGCCAATCGGTTGCGGCGCTGGCGAGAACGGATTCAGCCGGGCGCGCGTGCTCAGACCATTGAGAAGACCACCACGACCTTCGAAGGGCAGCTGGCCAGCCTGCGGGGTGAGACAACCTACCAGAGGAATGCGGAACAAGCGCCCGTTGCAGGCTGGCCGAAAGCCGTGGAACCCGCCAATGAAAAAGTGCCCTGA
- a CDS encoding alpha/beta fold hydrolase, producing MPERTLVALHGNFASSAWWTALAAHPPTGWRVLAPDLPGFAGTPPPGEVSIAAYGDWLSRWLRGQGVERPVLLGHSLGGAVALEVASRDPQAVSGLVLAASAPPGGLVTPEENYPVLELLRTNRGLRELSLGALFPSGRPANFDQLVDDGGRMAASHYAGNARALAAWRVDVSRLRGVPALVLGGLLDTLITPELVRAQAAALETEAVLLEHVGHGFPQEDSVNFRRRLEAFLASLGEHGSR from the coding sequence ATGCCTGAGCGGACGCTCGTGGCCCTTCACGGCAACTTCGCCTCCTCTGCCTGGTGGACCGCATTGGCCGCCCATCCCCCCACCGGGTGGCGCGTCCTGGCACCTGACCTTCCCGGCTTCGCGGGCACGCCGCCTCCAGGTGAGGTGAGCATCGCCGCTTACGGCGACTGGCTGTCCCGCTGGCTGCGGGGCCAGGGAGTGGAGCGCCCGGTCCTGCTGGGTCACAGCCTGGGAGGCGCGGTGGCGCTCGAAGTGGCGTCCCGCGACCCACAGGCGGTGTCCGGCCTGGTCCTCGCGGCCAGCGCTCCTCCCGGCGGTCTGGTCACGCCCGAGGAAAACTACCCGGTGCTCGAACTGCTGCGAACGAACCGGGGGCTGCGGGAACTCAGCCTGGGTGCCCTCTTTCCCTCCGGGCGTCCAGCCAATTTCGATCAACTGGTCGACGATGGTGGTCGGATGGCCGCCTCCCACTACGCGGGCAATGCCAGGGCCCTGGCGGCGTGGCGGGTGGACGTGTCCCGCCTGAGGGGTGTTCCAGCCCTGGTGCTGGGCGGGCTGCTCGATACGTTGATCACGCCAGAGCTGGTCCGCGCTCAGGCCGCTGCGCTGGAAACGGAAGCCGTCCTCCTGGAACACGTCGGGCACGGCTTTCCCCAGGAAGACTCCGTAAATTTTCGTCGTCGCCTGGAAGCCTTCCTCGCTTCACTGGGAGAGCACGGCTCACGGTGA
- a CDS encoding alpha/beta fold hydrolase: MERDQAEESGSPGSPPERFTLRHTAVLAGVPVAVELGGHSWGALNAARDNAVLVCHYYTGTSQAAGRAADGTPGWWAELIGPGRPIDTDRFYVVAMNTLSNVQAHGPGVVTTGPATLHPDGEVWGKRFPPWDFADLHQLQEALLRQIGAERWHAVVGPSLGGMQALQWAGRAPELAPRVAAIAASPCAGPVLQGAFGPLLRDVAGTGDVEAALRLISLFGMGADGLERNFREADFGAYLRSRSVTASLAHILDIARVVLTHNLAALLPEGDPFGPWRRAGLRLLTVNIRGDQFFPAAEMRAFAASTRAAGVAHTHLEFDSPHGHLGCVMDTAPFAGGLRALLEDGLPDEAFAPDTAAWREVPHA, encoded by the coding sequence ATGGAACGTGATCAGGCAGAGGAGAGCGGCAGCCCTGGCTCGCCGCCAGAGAGGTTTACGCTGCGACATACGGCGGTGCTGGCGGGCGTGCCCGTGGCAGTGGAATTGGGAGGACACAGCTGGGGAGCGCTCAACGCGGCGCGCGACAACGCCGTGTTGGTCTGCCACTATTACACCGGCACTTCTCAGGCGGCGGGCCGGGCTGCGGACGGAACGCCCGGATGGTGGGCCGAGCTGATCGGCCCGGGCCGCCCTATCGATACCGACCGCTTTTACGTGGTTGCGATGAACACGCTGTCCAACGTGCAGGCCCACGGTCCCGGGGTGGTAACGACGGGACCGGCAACCCTTCATCCGGACGGCGAGGTGTGGGGCAAGCGCTTTCCTCCCTGGGACTTTGCCGACCTCCATCAGCTTCAGGAGGCGCTGCTTCGCCAGATCGGGGCTGAACGCTGGCACGCGGTGGTCGGGCCGAGCCTCGGCGGAATGCAGGCCCTGCAGTGGGCGGGCCGGGCTCCAGAACTGGCTCCCCGCGTTGCGGCCATTGCCGCCAGCCCCTGCGCCGGACCGGTCCTGCAAGGCGCCTTCGGCCCACTGCTGCGGGACGTGGCTGGAACGGGGGATGTGGAGGCCGCGCTCCGGCTTATCTCCCTGTTCGGAATGGGGGCTGATGGGTTGGAACGGAATTTTCGAGAGGCCGATTTCGGCGCGTACCTGCGGTCCCGGTCGGTCACGGCCAGCCTCGCGCACATTCTCGATATCGCGCGGGTGGTGCTCACCCACAATCTGGCCGCGCTTTTGCCGGAAGGTGACCCGTTCGGTCCGTGGCGCAGGGCCGGTCTGCGCCTCCTGACCGTCAATATCCGGGGAGACCAGTTCTTTCCGGCAGCGGAGATGCGCGCCTTTGCTGCCTCCACCCGCGCGGCGGGCGTAGCGCATACCCACCTCGAATTCGACTCGCCCCACGGTCATCTGGGCTGCGTGATGGACACCGCTCCCTTTGCGGGAGGGCTGCGCGCCCTGCTGGAAGACGGGTTGCCCGATGAAGCATTCGCGCCGGACACCGCCGCGTGGCGCGAGGTGCCCCATGCCTGA
- a CDS encoding ABC transporter substrate-binding protein, with the protein MKKMLLTGVLLALSGAGAVKVGVLLPLSGASSVSGQAARNGYLLALDEINRAGGVLGKPLDLEFADDGSAPAKAVPEFVKLVTVDKVDFMAGGVSSATSIAISGPAKQYNTFMAWIGAAAVPVEDAFADHKYFFHYHPWSYYNFEAILGYFKTLKTQKKAKNIAIAYEDGPFGSAGIADTVAAFKKAGFNVVMTEKFKTGSGNFGPLVSKAKAVKPDILYWIGYDTDALPLATEVKQQNLQLGLMYGTPPSWPVGFEKNKLADNVAGLSLWLPSSPQAESRKFVAAYRKKFGNVTEEYFAPLAYVNLRSLAAAINAAGSTDKDKVAAELAKTNMATPFGPLTFSKSSKTQYQGFKAGNWLHFQFQDDRRVPVFPIKFAQKPMVWGK; encoded by the coding sequence ATGAAAAAGATGCTACTGACGGGCGTTCTGCTCGCGCTCTCCGGCGCGGGCGCAGTGAAGGTCGGCGTGCTGCTTCCGCTTTCTGGCGCGAGCAGCGTATCGGGTCAGGCCGCCCGCAACGGGTACCTGCTGGCCCTCGACGAGATCAACCGTGCGGGTGGCGTGCTTGGCAAGCCCCTGGACCTCGAATTCGCCGACGACGGTTCTGCGCCGGCGAAGGCTGTTCCCGAATTCGTGAAGCTGGTGACGGTCGACAAGGTGGACTTCATGGCGGGCGGCGTGAGCAGCGCGACCTCCATCGCCATCAGCGGTCCGGCCAAGCAGTACAACACATTCATGGCCTGGATCGGAGCGGCCGCGGTACCGGTCGAAGACGCCTTTGCAGACCACAAGTATTTCTTTCATTACCATCCGTGGTCGTACTACAACTTTGAGGCCATCTTGGGGTACTTCAAGACGCTCAAAACCCAGAAAAAGGCGAAGAACATCGCCATCGCCTACGAGGACGGCCCGTTTGGCAGCGCGGGGATCGCGGATACCGTGGCCGCCTTCAAGAAGGCCGGGTTCAACGTCGTGATGACCGAGAAGTTCAAGACGGGCAGCGGCAACTTCGGACCGCTGGTCAGCAAGGCCAAGGCCGTCAAACCCGACATTCTGTACTGGATCGGCTACGACACCGACGCCCTTCCCCTCGCCACCGAAGTCAAGCAGCAGAACCTGCAGCTCGGCCTGATGTACGGCACGCCGCCGAGTTGGCCGGTGGGCTTCGAGAAAAACAAACTGGCCGACAACGTGGCCGGCCTGAGCCTGTGGCTGCCCAGCAGTCCGCAGGCCGAGAGCCGCAAATTCGTGGCGGCGTACAGGAAGAAGTTCGGCAACGTGACCGAGGAGTACTTCGCTCCGCTGGCCTATGTGAACCTGAGGAGCCTCGCGGCGGCCATCAACGCAGCGGGCAGCACCGACAAAGACAAGGTGGCCGCCGAGCTGGCCAAGACGAATATGGCCACCCCGTTTGGCCCCCTCACCTTTTCCAAGAGCAGCAAAACCCAGTACCAGGGCTTCAAGGCCGGCAACTGGCTGCACTTCCAGTTCCAGGATGACCGGCGCGTTCCCGTGTTTCCCATCAAGTTCGCCCAGAAGCCGATGGTCTGGGGCAAGTGA
- a CDS encoding branched-chain amino acid ABC transporter permease, giving the protein MELFLQTLLNGLLQSGLYALVASGLALAVGVVGIVNFAHGEFLMIGAFLAWGMSAYLGLDPLLSLPLAAVAVFGVGALTYRVSIRHVLLAPELNQMLLTFGLGILLQNLALMLLGGNTRTVTTPYQGSSLSLGELSVGGPKALAFGLAVLLLAGLYAVLYRTNLGRQMRAVAQNRRGSQLIGIDVDRVYLIAFSVSCALAAIAGVLVAVLLFASPAVGLVFALKAFAIIVMAGLGNLTGVLWASVVLGVSEALVQTYVPGGGGWSDAVFFFLIFATLVFRSYRGAQ; this is encoded by the coding sequence ATGGAACTCTTTTTACAAACCCTGCTCAATGGCCTGCTGCAAAGCGGCCTGTACGCGCTGGTGGCGTCAGGATTGGCGCTGGCAGTTGGCGTGGTCGGGATCGTGAACTTCGCGCACGGTGAATTCCTGATGATCGGCGCGTTTCTCGCGTGGGGCATGAGCGCTTATCTGGGCCTGGACCCGCTGCTCTCGCTGCCGCTCGCCGCCGTGGCGGTCTTCGGCGTGGGGGCCCTGACGTACCGCGTGAGCATCCGGCACGTGCTGCTGGCCCCTGAGCTCAACCAGATGCTGCTGACCTTCGGTCTGGGCATCCTGCTGCAGAACCTGGCCCTGATGCTGCTGGGCGGCAACACCCGCACTGTCACGACACCATACCAGGGCAGCAGCCTGAGCCTCGGGGAACTGAGTGTGGGAGGGCCAAAAGCGTTGGCCTTCGGCCTGGCCGTGCTGCTGCTCGCCGGACTCTACGCGGTGCTGTACCGCACCAACCTTGGCCGCCAGATGCGGGCGGTGGCCCAGAATCGCCGGGGATCACAGCTGATCGGCATCGACGTGGACCGCGTGTACCTGATTGCTTTCAGCGTCAGCTGCGCGCTGGCGGCCATTGCGGGCGTGCTGGTGGCCGTGCTGCTGTTCGCCTCCCCTGCGGTGGGGCTGGTGTTCGCGCTTAAGGCGTTCGCCATCATCGTGATGGCGGGCCTGGGCAACCTGACGGGCGTCCTGTGGGCGTCGGTGGTGCTCGGCGTATCCGAGGCGCTGGTCCAGACCTACGTGCCGGGAGGCGGAGGCTGGAGCGACGCGGTGTTCTTCTTCCTGATCTTCGCCACGTTGGTGTTCCGCTCATACCGGGGGGCGCAGTGA
- a CDS encoding branched-chain amino acid ABC transporter permease, whose amino-acid sequence MLPLGLFFLLAAALPFLPLGTRAEYLLQIAYFTLVAGVLALSWDILARSGQVSLAHAAFYGLGAYGFALLSKVMPWFAAMPLAAVMAGLMSLVLGAVTMRLSGMYFAIATLAFTEVMRTVIQNLPEQVAGGANGLLVPALLGGNARAQYFLALGVLAFTALVSLLVRRSRLHHAFAAIRQGEETARVLGVSVVRYKLLAFFISSSLAALGGVLFAGKTFFINPLDTFSLANSIAPLTTSIFGGLYTTLGPILGASVLRVAEELLHSGVKNGYLVVYGLVLMLSILWLPRGLMGLFKKGRQGGDL is encoded by the coding sequence ATGTTGCCGCTTGGCCTGTTTTTCCTGCTGGCCGCCGCGCTTCCCTTCTTGCCGCTGGGCACGCGCGCGGAGTACCTGCTTCAGATCGCCTACTTCACGCTGGTTGCCGGAGTCCTGGCGCTGTCGTGGGACATCCTGGCGCGCAGCGGGCAGGTCAGTCTGGCGCACGCAGCGTTCTACGGGCTGGGAGCGTACGGCTTCGCCCTGCTCAGCAAGGTGATGCCCTGGTTCGCGGCCATGCCCCTGGCCGCCGTAATGGCGGGGTTGATGAGCCTGGTGCTGGGTGCCGTGACCATGCGCCTGAGCGGAATGTATTTCGCCATCGCCACCCTCGCGTTCACGGAAGTGATGCGGACCGTGATCCAGAATCTGCCTGAACAGGTGGCCGGGGGAGCCAACGGCCTGCTGGTCCCGGCCCTGCTGGGCGGCAACGCACGGGCGCAGTATTTCCTGGCGCTGGGCGTCCTGGCCTTCACGGCGCTCGTGAGCCTGCTGGTCCGCCGCTCCCGCCTGCATCACGCCTTCGCGGCCATCCGGCAGGGCGAGGAAACCGCCCGCGTGTTGGGGGTCAGCGTCGTGCGTTACAAACTGCTGGCCTTCTTTATCTCCTCGTCGCTCGCGGCGTTGGGAGGCGTGCTGTTTGCCGGAAAGACGTTTTTCATCAACCCGCTGGACACCTTCAGCCTGGCCAACTCCATCGCGCCACTCACCACCAGCATTTTCGGGGGTCTGTACACCACGCTCGGGCCGATCCTGGGCGCGAGTGTGCTGCGGGTGGCGGAAGAACTGCTGCACAGCGGGGTCAAGAACGGTTACCTCGTCGTGTACGGCCTGGTGCTGATGCTCAGCATTCTGTGGTTGCCGCGCGGATTGATGGGCCTGTTCAAGAAAGGCCGGCAGGGGGGTGATCTGTGA
- a CDS encoding ABC transporter ATP-binding protein produces the protein MGGRDAVLRAEGLSKRFGGLLAVQNVTFTQYAGEILAVIGPNGAGKTTLLNLLSGVYRPTSGRLHLLGQDVTDRSMEARCHAGLGRAFQIVRPFPEMTVHENVTVGALFGKPGGRLPEARERAYALLERTGLAAHADKAAHELTLLQDKRLEVARALATQPQVLLLDEVMAGLRPAEAQEAVGLVRSVRESGVSVLFIEHIMPVVRDLADRVVVMDQGQVLAEGTYREVTAHPQVVAAYLGTEEGLRA, from the coding sequence ATGGGCGGAAGGGACGCCGTGCTGCGGGCCGAGGGCCTCAGCAAACGCTTCGGGGGCCTGCTCGCCGTGCAGAACGTGACGTTTACGCAGTATGCGGGCGAGATCCTCGCGGTGATCGGCCCCAACGGTGCGGGCAAGACCACCCTGCTCAACCTGCTCTCCGGCGTGTACCGGCCCACCTCGGGGCGGCTGCACCTGCTGGGGCAGGACGTGACGGACAGGAGCATGGAAGCCCGCTGTCACGCGGGGCTCGGCCGGGCCTTTCAGATCGTGAGGCCCTTTCCGGAGATGACGGTCCACGAGAACGTAACGGTGGGAGCGCTGTTCGGCAAGCCCGGCGGCCGCCTTCCGGAAGCGCGCGAGCGGGCCTACGCCCTGCTGGAACGCACGGGTTTGGCAGCGCATGCGGACAAGGCGGCGCACGAGCTGACCCTGCTTCAGGACAAACGGCTGGAAGTTGCCCGTGCCCTCGCCACGCAGCCGCAGGTTCTGCTGCTCGACGAGGTTATGGCGGGCTTGCGACCGGCAGAAGCCCAGGAAGCCGTCGGGCTGGTGCGCAGCGTGCGGGAGAGCGGCGTGAGCGTTCTGTTCATCGAGCACATCATGCCTGTGGTGCGCGACCTGGCCGACCGGGTGGTCGTGATGGACCAGGGTCAGGTCCTGGCCGAGGGCACCTACCGCGAGGTGACGGCCCACCCCCAGGTGGTGGCGGCCTACCTGGGCACCGAGGAAGGACTGCGCGCATGA
- a CDS encoding ABC transporter ATP-binding protein, with protein MTASQMQGQELRIERLAAGYGKVQVLWDVSVRVAPGEFVAMIGANGAGKTTTLRAVSGVVKPTAGRVLLGGRDVTRAAPSAVVALGLGHVPEGRELFPRMTVRENLELGAAMSARARSAQAQTLGQVYSLFPRLEERASQLAGTLSGGEQQMVAVGRALMARPSVLVVDEPSLGLSPLMTQTVFGALKAVNAEGVSVLLVEQNVGLSLKLADRAYVLENGQIVKEGTGTALLADPSVREAYLAL; from the coding sequence ATGACGGCATCCCAAATGCAGGGACAGGAACTGCGGATCGAGCGTCTGGCCGCCGGATACGGCAAGGTGCAGGTGCTGTGGGACGTGAGCGTGCGGGTGGCTCCGGGCGAGTTCGTCGCCATGATCGGGGCCAATGGAGCGGGCAAGACCACCACGTTGCGCGCCGTGAGCGGTGTGGTCAAGCCCACGGCGGGACGGGTGCTGCTCGGCGGGCGGGACGTGACCCGCGCTGCGCCCAGCGCCGTCGTGGCCCTGGGTCTCGGGCACGTTCCGGAAGGGCGCGAGCTGTTTCCGAGGATGACGGTGCGGGAGAATCTGGAACTCGGAGCGGCCATGAGCGCCAGGGCGCGGAGCGCGCAGGCGCAGACGCTCGGGCAGGTGTATTCCCTGTTTCCACGCCTGGAGGAACGCGCTTCGCAACTCGCGGGCACCCTCTCCGGAGGTGAGCAGCAGATGGTGGCGGTGGGGCGCGCGCTGATGGCCCGGCCCAGCGTGCTGGTGGTGGACGAGCCCTCTCTGGGCCTCTCGCCGCTGATGACCCAGACGGTGTTCGGTGCCCTGAAGGCCGTAAATGCAGAGGGCGTGAGCGTCCTCCTGGTCGAGCAGAACGTGGGCCTGAGCCTGAAGCTCGCGGACCGGGCCTATGTGCTGGAAAACGGTCAGATCGTCAAGGAGGGGACGGGCACGGCGCTTCTCGCCGATCCCAGCGTCCGAGAGGCGTATCTGGCGCTGTGA